The nucleotide window ACGTCCACGGTGCTCTTCCTCGATGAGATCCACCGCTTCACGAAGGCGCAGCAGGATGCGCTGCTGCCGGGCGTCGAGAACGGCTGGGTGATCCTCGTCGCCGCGACCACCGAGAACCCGTCATTCTCGGTGATCTCGCCGTTGCTGTCCCGATCGCTGCTGCTGACCCTCGAGCCGCTCTCGGACGAGGATCTCGGGCTGCTCGTGGATCGCGCGGTCACCGACCGGAGGGGCCTCGGCGGCCGGGTCGAACTGGATCCCGAGGCCCGGGCCGCGATCGTCCGCCTCGCTTCGGGCGACGCGCGCCGGGCCCTCACGGCGCTCGAGGCCGCATCCCTCGCGGCCTCGGCGGATGCCGCCGATCAGGCCGCCGCCCGCCGCGCCGAAGCCGCCGGCGACGAGGAGGGCGACGAGGACGAGGTACAGGACGGCGAGGCATCGCCGGGGGCGCCCGACGACGCGGCCGCCGACGACGCGACGCCCCTCATCACGGCCGAGGTCGTCTCCCGCGCCGTCGACCGGGCGCTGCTGCGATACGACCGCAACGGCGACGAGCATTACGACGTCATCAGCGCGTTCATCAAATCGGTTCGGGGCAGCGACGTCGACGCGGCGCTGCACTACCTCGCGCGGATGATCGAGGCGGGGGAGGATCCGCGCTTCATCGCGCGGCGCATCATCGTGCTGGCCTCGGAGGACATCGGCTTGGCCGATCCGACGGCGCTCGGGGCGGCCGTCGCGGCGGCGGATGCGGTGCAGTTCATCGGCATGCCGGAGGGGCGGATCCCGCTCGCGCAGGCCGTCGTCCACCTCGCCACCGCGCCGAAGTCGAACGCCGCATACCTCGGGATCGACCGGGCCATCGCGGACGTCCGCGCCGGGCGTGCCGGCCGAGTGCCGAAGCACCTGCGCGATGCGCACTATCCCGGCGCAAAGCGGCTCGGGCACGGGAAGGGGTACCGGTACCCGCACGACGATGCGATCGGCGTCGTCCGACAGGATTACCTGCCCGACGAGCTCCGCGGGTCCGTCTACTACCGACCGACCGAGCACGGCAACGAGCGCGACATCGCGGCCAGGCTCGAGAAGCTGCGACGGATCACGCGCGGAGACTGACCGCGCACGTCACGTCTGTTAGACTGGTCGCTGGCCTGAAGCCTGGTTTCCGCGTGCGGCTGCGCGGATCCACGGTGAAGGGGGCGAAGACCTGTAGCCGGTCGGCCCTCGGCCGGCAAGGTGCGACCCAGCTCGCATCGCCTGCGAATCCCTCTGAACGTTTTCCGCACGCATGCGCGTGCGGATCATTTGTCGAGATTCCTCCGAAAGGTAATACGTGACCAACCAGTCCCGCAGCAAGACGCGCCTCTCCCGCGCGCTCGGCGTCGCCCTGACCCCGAAGGCCGCCCGCTACATGGAGAAGCGGCCCTACGGCCCCGGCGAGCACGGCCGCACCAAGCGCAAGGCCGACAGCGACTACGCCGTCCGCCTCCGCGAGAAGCAGCGTCTGCGCGCCCAGTACGGCATCCGCGAGAAGCAGCTCCGCATCGCGTTCAACGAGGCCCGCCGCACCGACGGCCTGACGGGTGAGAACCTCGTCGAGCTGCTCGAGATGCGCCTCGACGCGCTCGTGCTTCGCGCCGGCTTCGCCCGCACCATCGCGCAGGCCCGCCAGTTCGTCGTGCACCGCCACATCCTCGTCGACGGCAAGATCGTCGACCGCCCCTCCTTCCGCGTGAAGCCGGGCCAGACCATCGGCGTCAAGCAGCGCTCCGAGGGCACCGAGCCGTTCCAGGTCGCCGCGGCCGGCGGTCACGTGGACGTGCTGCCGAAGCTCCCCGGCTACCTCGAGGTCCAGCTCGACACGCTGCAGGCCAAGCTCGTGCGTCGCCCCAAGCGCGCCGAGGTGCCCGTCACCTGTGACGTGCAGCTCGTCGTCGAGTACTACGCCGCCCGCTGATTCCGGCGGCTTGAGCAGGGGGTCGCGCCGTGGCGCGGCCCCCTGCTTCGTCTTCCCCGGGCCGATGCCCCCGACACTAGACTGGAGGCCGGCGTGCGCGAGCACACCGGCCCGACTCGAACGCACCAGGGAGCTATCCGTGAAGAGCATGCTGTGGTTTGCCGCCGGTGTCGCGGCGGGATTCGTCGTCGCGCACCAGATCAACCAGACCAAGCAGGGCAAGGAGTTCTTCTCGTCGATCGACGTGAAGACGAAGGCCTTCAGCCAGGCCGTCGCCGACGCCTATCACGCGCGCGAGGCCGAGCTGCGCGAGCACGACGCGGCCTGATCCTCGAGCCGGCCCTCTGCGGGCCGGGCCGCACCGGGTGCCGCGCGCCCCGGCATCCGCCCCCTGAACACGCAAGAACGGAACCATGCAGACAGCCGAGATCAGCCGCCGCTACCTCGATTTCTTCGCCGAGCGCGGCCACAGCGTCGTCCCGTCGGCGTCGCTCGTCTCCGACGACCCCACGGTCATGTTCACCATCGCCGGCATGGTGCCCTTCGTGCCCTACCTCACGGGCCTCGTGCCGCCGCCGTGGCCTCGGGCCACGAGCCTGCAGCGCTGCATCCGCACGAACGACATCGAAGAGGTCGGCAAGACGGCCCGGCACGGCACGTTCTTCCAGATGCTCGGCAACTGGTCGTTCGGCGACTACTTCAAAGAGGGCGCGATCGAATACGCCTGGGACTTCCTGACGAAGCCCGAGGCCGACGGCGGGCTCGGATTCGCCGAGCGCGACCTCTGGGTCACCGTCTACGAGGACGACGACGAGGCCGCCGCGCTCTGGCAGCGCGTCGCGGGCCTGCCGGCCGAACGCATCCAGCGCATGGGCAAGGCCGACAACTACTGGCACACCGGTCAGCCGGGCCCCGGCGGCCCCTGTTCGGAGATCTACCTCGACCGCGGTCCCGCCTACGGCAAGGACGGCGGGCCGATCGTCGACGACGACCGCTTCACCGAGATCTGGAACCTCGTGTTCATGCAGGAGCTCCTGAGCGACGTGCGCACGAAGACCGACTTCGACGTCGCCGGGCCGCTGCCCAAGAAGAACATCGACACCGGCATGGGCCTCGAGCGCGTGGCCATGTTCAAGCAGGGCGTCGAGAACATGTACGAGACCGACGAGGTGCGCCCCGTGCTCGACCTCGCCGGCACGATGTCCGGGCGCCGCTACGGTGCGAGCCACGAGGACGACGTGCGGATGCGGGTCGTCGCCGACCATGTGCGTTCCTCGCTGATGCTCATGATGGACGGCGTCTCGCCGTCGAACGAGGGACGCGGCTACATCCTGCGCCGCCTGCTGCGCCGTTCGATCCGCGCGATGCGCCTCCTCGGCGTCGAGGGCCCGAGCTTCGAGCACCTCTTCGCGGCGTCGCGGGATGCCATGAAGGCCTCCTACCCCGAGGTCGGCAGCGACTACTCGCACATCGAGCAACTCGCCCTCGGCGAAGAAGAGACCTTCCTCCGCACGCTCAGCGCGGGCACGGCGATCCTCGACGTGGCCGTCGAGCAGACGAAGGGTTCCGGCGCGGCGAAGCTGCCCGGCGACACCGCGTTCCTGCTTCACGACACCTACGGTTTCCCGATCGAGCTGACGCTCGAGACGGCCGAGGAGGCCGGACTCGACGTGGACCGCGAGGCATTCGACCGGCTGATGGGCGAGCAGCGCTCGCGTGCGAAGGCGGATGCGAAGTCCAAGAAGCGGGTGCTGGCCGACCGTTCCGTCTACGCCGGGTTCCGCGCGAAGGGCGAGACCGTCTTCCGCGGCTACACCGAGCTGCAGGCCGATTCCGAGATCATCGGCCTGATCCTCGACGGCGCTCCCGTCTCCCGCGCGAGCGCGGGGCAGACCGTCGAGGTCATCCTCACCGAGACGAGCCTGTACGCCGAGGCCGGCGGCCAGGCGCCCGACCGCGGGACCATCGTCGGCGACGGCTTCTCGCTCGAGGTGCTCGACGTGCAGCGGCCCGTCAAGGGGCTCGTGAGCCACACCGTTCGCGTCGCGAGCGGCGAGGTCGGCGTGGGGGAGCGGGCGACGACGATCGTCGACGCCGACTACCGGCGCGGGGCCACGCAGGCCCACTCCGGCACGCACATCGTGCACGCAGCCCTCCGCCAGGTGCTCGGGCCCACCGCCCACCAGGCCGGCTCGTTCAACAAGGCCGGCTACCTGCGCCTCGACTTCGGCTGGAACAAGGCGCTCTCGCCCGAGACCCGCACCGAGATCGAAGAGGTCTCCAACCTCGCCGTCCGCGACGACCTCCAGGTCGTCACCCGCGAGATGCCGCTCGACGAGGCCAAGGCGATGGGCGCGATGGCGCTCTTCGGCGAGAAGTACGGCGACGTCGTGCGCGTCGTCGACATCGGCGGCCCCTGGTCGCGCGAGCTCTGCGCGGGCACGCACGTCTCCTCGAGCTCCGAGATCGGCATGATCAACCTCGTCGGCGAATCCTCGGTCGGCGCGTCGAACCGGCGCGTCGAGTCGCTCGTGGGCATCGAGGCGTTCCGTCAGTTCGCCGCGGAGCGGGCGCTCGTCGCCGAGCTCAGCCGCAACCTCAAGGCGCGCCCCGAAGACCTCGTGGACCGCATCGGGGAGCTCTCGGCGAACCTGAAGGCCGCCGAGAAGAAGATCCAGGCCTTCGAGGCCAGCGCCCTGCAGGGCCGCGTGCCCGAGCTCGCCGGCACGGCGCAGCGCATCGGCGACACGCTGCTCGTCGCCCGGTCGCTCGGCAGCCTCGGCTCCGCCGACGAGCTGCGGCAGCTGGCAACCGGCGTCCGCGGGCAGTTGCAGCAGGAGCGGGCCGTGGTCGCCCTCGTCGCCGACGTCGGCGGCAAGCCCGTCGCGATCGTCGCCACCACGCAGAGCGCCCGCGACGGCGGGGCGAACGCGGGTGCGATCGCCAAGCGCATGGCCGGCGTGCTCGGCGGCGGAGGCGGCGGCAAGCCCGACCTCGCCCAGGGCGGCGGATCCGACCTCACGGCGATTCCGGCGGCGCTCGACGCCGTGCGCGACGAACTGCGGTAGGCGGACGGTGCGACCGGGCACGAGACTCGGCATCGACGTCGGCCGCGCGCGGATCGGGGTCGCCCGGTGCGACCCCCATGCCGTGCTCGCCACCCCCGTCGAGACGGTGCAACGCGCGGCGGACGGCGATGCCGACATCCGCCGCATCGTCGAGATCGCGACCGAACTCGAGGCGATCGAGCTCGTCGTCGGCAACCCGCTCTCCCTGTCCGGTTCCTCAACGGCATCCACACTCGACGCGGTAGGCTTCGCGGAACGGCTCGCGGAAGCCATCCGGGTGCCGGTACGACTCGTCGACGAACGCCTGTCGACCGTCACCGCCCAGCAGGCACTCCGGGCCGCGGGGCGGAAGGCGAAGGCGCAGCGGCCGGTCGTCGACCAGGCCGCCGCCGTGGTCATCCTGCAACACGCCATCGATGCCGAGCGCGCGGCGGGGGCGCCGCCCGGAGTCGTCGTCCCCTCGAACGAAGGATCCTGACCGAACGTGCCCCAGCTTCCCCCGGAGCGCCCCGGCCGCTCCGATGACGACCTCTCCGCCGATTGGAACGCCTTCATCCGCGGGACGGGGGACGTCCCCGTGCAGCCGGGCCCGCCGAGCGGGAGCCCGGTGCGCGGCCGGGACGGTCGGCGGCCGGCCGGGCATCCCGGGCCGCGGGCCGGCGACCGAATGCGCCCCGAGCAGGCCGTGCAACAGCCTGAAGGGTTCCGGCCCGGGAACGAGGGGATGCGCACGGGACGGGCCGATGCTCCGCCGCGGCCCCGTCAGCCCTACGGCACGGTCGCGCAGTACGGCACCGGCGAGCAGTACGGCACAGGCGCGCAGTACGACGCCGGATCGCCGTACGGCCCGCAGCCCGGCAGGGGCCCTGCGAACGGCGGTTCCGGCCCGATCCGGACCCGCCCGGGGCCCGGATACGGACCGCAGGCCGGCGACCCGTCGCACGAGCAGCCGGCGACCCGGCGCGAGATCCGCGACGCCGAACAGGCCCGGCGGGAGCAGGAGTCGGCCGAGGCCGCCAATCGTCCCAACCGCTCCGACCGGCGTGCCTTCGTGTCCGACGAGCTGGGGCAGCCGCCCGAGCCGCCGAGCAAGAAGCGCCGGAAGGGGCCGATCGGCTGCGGGATCGCCCTGCTCATCGTCCTCGTCATCGGGGTCGGCGGCTATTTCCTGCTGCAGGGCCCGATCAACGACGTGATCGCCAGGTTCCAGCCGGCGGCCGACTACGAGGGCGCCGGCCGCGGCGAGGTCGTCTTCGTGATCAACGAGGGCGAGAACGGCACCGACATCGCGGAGAACCTGCACGAGCAGGGCGTCACGGCATCCGCCGAGGCCTTCACCGAACTCCTTGCCACGCAGTCGCCCGAGCCGCAGTTCATGCCCGGCGCGTACCGTCTCGCCGAGAAGATGAGCGCCCAGGCCGCGCTCGATGCGCTGCAGGACCCCGAGCACGTCATGCAGACGTCCGTGCTCATCCGCGAGGGCGAATGGGCCAAGAACGTCTTCGCCGAGATCTCCTCGGTCACCGGCATCGCCGTCGAAGAACTCGAAGCCGCGGCCGCCGACCCGGCTGCGCTCGGCTTGCCGGCCGAGGCGAAGAGCGTCGAGGGCTTCCTGTTCCCGGCCACCTACACCTTCGACCCCGACGCGACGGCCGAGCAGATCGTGCAGCGCATGGTCGACCGCTCCTTCGAATCGCTCGACGCCGCCGGCGTGAAGCCCGAAGACCGCTACCGGGTGGTCACGATCGCCTCGCTGCTCGAGCGCGAAGCGCGGGAGCCCGACGATTTCTTCAAAGTCTCGCGGGTCATCCAGAACCGCCTCGCGGAGGGCATGATGCTGCAGTTCGACTCGACCGTGCACTACGGCATCGGCGACGATTCGGTCGTCACGACCACCGATGCGGAACGGGCCGACCCCGCCAACCCGTACAACACGTATGCGCATCTCGGGTTGCCGCCCGGGCCCATCGGCAACCCCGGCGATCACGCGATCGACGCCGCCCTGCACCCCGCCGACGGCCCGTGGCTGTACTTCGTGACCGTGAACCCCGACACGGGCGAGACCGTCTTCTCGGCCACCTTCGAGGAGCACGAGGCGGCCGTCGAGCAGTTCTACACCTGGCTCGAGGAGCACCCCGATGGCCAGTGAACGTCGTCTCGCCGTGCTCGGCTCGCCGATCGCGCATTCGAAGAGTCCAGCGCTGCATCGCGCCGCGTTCCGGCAGCTCGGGCTCGACTGGCACTACTCGGCGATCGAGGTGGGCGTCGGAGGGCTCGAGGCCTTCCTCGCCGACCTGGACCCGCGGTGGCGGGGACTGTCGCTCACGATGCCGCTGAAGCACGAGGTGCGCGCCCTGCTCGACGAGGAGGATCGGCGCGCCGCCATGACCGGCGTCGTGAACACCCTCCTCCTCGCCGACGACGGGCGGCGGATCGGCTTCAACACGGATGTGCCCGGCATCGCCCTCGCCCTCGCAGAGGGAGGCGTCGAACGCGCCGAGCGCGCGGCGGTCATCGGCGGGGGAGCGACGGCGGCCTCGGCGGTCGCGGCCCTGGCCGAGATCGGCGCCGGCGTCGTGCGGCTCTTCGTCCGGCATCCGGAACGTGCCGAAGCCACCGCCTCCCTCGGCCGCGAGCTCGGACTGGACGTCGAGGTGTTCCGCATCGCCGACCTCGCGGCCGCCGAGGCGGTCGAGGTGACGATCAGCACGGTTCCGGGCGGGGCCGAGCTCTCGGCAGAGCCGTCCGAGGCGATGCGCGGCTCCGTGCTGCTCGACGTCGCCTACGAACCGTGGCCGTCGCGGCTCGCCGTGCTGTGGGAGGAGGCCGGAGGCCAGGTCGTGCCCGGCATCCGGATGCTCGTGCACCAGGCCCTCCTGCAGGTGCGGATCTTCGTCTCCGGCGACCCGTTCACGCCGCTTCCCGACGAACCGGCCGTGCTCGACGCCATGCGCCGCGCGCTGTAGCGCCGCCCGGCTGTGGGAGGATGGTCCCCATGCTTCGTTGGCTCACCGCCGGGGAATCGCACGGCCCCGAACTCGTCGCGATCCTCGAGGGGCTCCCCGCCGGCGTCCCCGTCTCCCTCGACCTCGTCCGCGCCGACCTTGCGCGTCGCAAACTCGGCTACGGCCGCGGTGCGCGCATGAAGTTCGAGCAGGACGAACTCGCGTTCTCCGGCGGCATCCGCCACGGCGAGACGCTCGGCAGCCCTATCGCGGTCCGCGTCGGCAACACCGAATGGCCCAAATGGGCCGAGGTGATGAGCCCCGAGCCGATCGACGAGGCGAAGCTCGGTCGCGGGCGGGGGGCCCCGCTCACGAGGCCGCGGCCCGGGCACGCCGACCTCGTCGGCATGCAGAAGTACGGCTTCGACGAGGCCCGCCCCGTGCTCGAACGCGCCAGCGCCCGCGAGACGGCCGCACGGGTCGCCCTCGGTGCGATCGCGAAGGCGTTCCTGGCCGAACTCGGCATCCGCACCGTCTCGCACACCCTCTCGATCGGCGCCGTCCGCGTGCCGGAGGGGTCGCCCCTTCCCGGGCCCGGCGACGTCGAGGCCCTCGACGCCGACCCGCTGCGCTGCTTCGACGCCGAGACCTCTCGTGCGATGGTCGCCGAGGTGGACGGCGCGCACAAGGACGGCGACACCCTCGGCGGCGTCGTCGAGGTCCTCGCTTACGGCCTGCCGCCCGGGCTCGGCTCCCACGTGCACTGGGACCGCCGGCTGGATGCACGGCTGGCGGCGGCCCTCATGGGCATCCAGGCGATCAAGGGCGTCGAACTCGGCGACGGGTTCCTCACGACCACACGTCGCGGCTCGGCCGCGCATGACGAGCTCGTGCCCGGCGCCGACGGCATCGCCCGTACGAGCGACCGGGCCGGCGGCACCGAGGGCGGCATGTCGACCGGGACGGTGCTGCGCGTGCGCGCCGGGATGAAGCCGATCGCGACCGTGCCGCACGCCCTGCGCACCGTCGACGTCGCCGCCGGCGGGGCCGCCCAGGCCCACCACCAGCGCTCCGACGTCGCCGCCGTTCCGGCCGCCGGCGTCGTCGCCGAGGCGATGGTCGCCCTCACCCTCGCCGACGCCGTGCTCGAGAAGTTCGGCGGCGACCACCTCGCCGAGACCCGGCGCAACCTCCAGGGCTACCTCGCGGCCATCCCCGACGCGCTGCGGACGAGCGGGCAGAGCCTCGGCGAGGACGCCGCCGGAGGCGGGAGCGCCGGCGACCGTGCCTGACTCGGTGCCGGGCCCGGCCGAGGCCGGCGGATCCGCGACCCCCGCGATCGTGCTCATCGGACCGATGGGCGCAGGCAAGAGCCACATCGGCCGGCGCCTGGCCCGCCGTCTCGCCGTGCCGTTCACCGACACCGACGCCGCCATCGTCGAACGGCACGGGCCGATCTCCGGGGTCTTCGCCGAACGGGGCGAGCCCGGCTTCCGCGAGATCGAGCGCGAGATCGTCGCCGAAGCGATCGACGCCGGGGGCGTCGTGTCGCTCGGCGGCGGTGCACCCCTGCATCCGCTCACCCGCCGGCGGCTGCACGGGGCACGCGTCGTGCTGCTCACGGTCGACGAACGCACCGTCCAGCCCCGGCTGCGCGGCGGCACCCGCCCGCTGCTGGAAGAGGGCGGCATGGCGGCGTGGCGGCGCATCCTCGCCGAACGGCTGCCGGCCTATCGCGAACTCGCCACGATCGAGGTCGACACCTCCGGCCGGACCCCCGGACGCATCGTCGAGGAGATCGCCGGCCGACTCGGACTCGAAGGAATGGAGCAGGACGCATGAGCGAAGCACGGACCGTCATCGGAGTCGGCGGCGAAGACGGATACGAGGTCGTCATCGGCCGGGGCGTCATCGCCGAACTCGGCGATGCGATCGGCACGGCCGCGAAGAAGGTCCTCGTCGTGCACCCGCCGACGCTCGGCGCGCGGGCGGCGGAACTGCGCGAATCCCTCGCCGACCGCTTCGAGGTGCTCCTGGCCGAGGTGCCCGACGCCGAATCGGCAAAGCGCGTGGAGGTCGCCGCCTTCTGCTGGCAGATCCTCGGGCAGGCCGACTTCACCCGGAGCGACGCGATCGTCGGTCTCGGCGGCGGGGCGATCACCGATGTCGCCGGTTTCGTGGCCGGCACGTGGTTGCGGGGCGTCCGCATCGTGCAGGTGCCGACCACCGTGCTCGGCATGGTGGATGCGGCCGTGGGCGGCAAGACCGGGATCAACACGAACGAGGGCAAGAACCTCGTCGGCGTCTTCCACGCGCCGGCCGCCGTCATCTGCGACCTCGAGCTGCTCGACACCCTCCCGAAGAACGAGATCCTCGCCGGATTCGCCGAGATCGTCAAGGCCGGCTTCATCCGCTACCCGGAGATCCTCGACCTCATCGAGGCCGACCCCGAACGGGCGACCGACCCCCGCAGCGAGGAATTCCGGCGCGTCGTCGAACTCGCGATCCGGATGAAGGCCGACGTCGTCTCACAGGATTTCACCGAGCAGGGCCTCCGCGAGATCCTCAACTACGGGCACACCCTGGGCCATGCCGTCGAGCACGCCGAGCGCTACCAGTGGCGCCACGGCGCCGCCGTCGCCGTCGGTCTCGCCTTCGCCGCCGAGCTCGGCCGACTCTCGGGCCGGCTCTCCGACGAGGTCGCCGACCGCCACAAGCGTGTGCTCGACCTCCTCAGCCTGCCGACCTCGTACCCTGCCGGCCGCTGGAACACCCTCCTGGCGACGATGCAGCGCGACAAGAAGGCCCGCGCCGGACAGCTGCGCTTCATCGTGCTCGACGATCTCGCCAAACCCACCGTGATGCTCGCGCCCGATCAGTCGCTGCTGTTCGCCGCCTACCAGGAGATCGCGTCGTGAGCCGGGCCGGCGACGGCCGGGCGGCGGGCCCGGCCCGTAGGCTGCCGTCATGACGACGATCTACGTGCTGAACGGCCCGAACCTCGGCCGGCTCGGCACGCGCGAACCCGAGGTGTACGGATCCGAGACGCTCGAGGACATCGCCGCGGAGCTGTGCGCATCCGTCCCCGCCGACGTCGAGCTCGTCGTCCGGCAGAGCGACGACGAGGCCGAGCTCATCCGGTGGATCCACGAGGCCGTCGACCGGCGCGCCCCGGTCGTGCTGAACCCGGCCGCGTTCACGCATTACAGCTACGGGCTGCGGGATGCCGCGGCGCAGCTGACGAGCGCGGGCGTCCCCCTGATCGAGGTGCACCTCTCGAACCCGCACACGCGCGAGGCGTTCCGGCACACGAGCGTCATCTCGGGGGTCGCGACGGGGGTGATCGCCGGATTCGGTTCCGGGTCGTACCGTCTCGCGATCGAGCACCTCCTGCGAAGCCGCGGCTGAGTCGTCTACACTCGATCGGGGCGTTTCGCGAGGCGTGCGCCGCCGCACGACTCTTCTCACGAACGGATCCCTTCACATGGCATCAACCGCGGACATCAAGAACGGCGTCGTCCTGAACATCGACGGGCAGCTCTGGAGCGTCATCGAGTTCCAGCACGTCAAGCCCGGCAAGGGCGGGGCGTTCGTGCGCACGAAGCTCAAGAACGTCGTGAGCGGCAAGACGGTCGACCGCACCTACAACGCGGGTGCGAAGATCGACATCGAGAACGTGGATCGCCGCGACTTCAGCTACCTGTACAACGACGGCGACAGCTTCGTGTTCATGGACACCAGCGACTACGACCAGCTGAACGTGCCGGCCGCGGTCGTCGGCGATGCCGCGAACTTCCTGCTCGAGAACCAGCCCGTCACGATCGCCCTGAACAACGGCAATCCGCTCTACGTCGAGCTTCCGGCATCCGTCGTCATGGAGATCACCTACACCGAGCCGGGCCTGCAGGGAGACCGTTCGACGGGCGGCACGAAGCCCGCCACGATCCAGACCGGCTACGAGATCCAGGTCCCCCTCTTCCTCGAGGCGGGCACGAAGGTCAAGGTCGACACCCGTACGGGCGATTACCTCGGCCGTGTGAACGACTAGTGAGCGCACGCACCAAAGCGCGCAAACGCGCGCTCGACCTGCTCTACTCGGCCGACATGCGGCAGGTGCCGGTCGCGCAGCTGCTCGCCGTCGAGGCCGAGCGTGCGGCGGGGGAACCGGAGCGGCAGGCGTCGTGGCTGTACGCCCGAGAAATCGTCGACGGCATCGTCGACCACGGCGCCGAGATCGACGAACTCATCGAGACGCATGCGCGGGGCTGGACCATCGAGCGGATGCCCGCGGTCGACCGGGCGCTGCTGCGCATCGGCGTGTGGGAGGTCGTCTACAACGACGAGGTGCCCGACGCCGTGGCGATCTCGGAGGCCGTCGAGGCGGCGACCGTGCTGTCGACCGACGACTCGGCCGGGTTCGTGAACGGGCTGCTCGCGGCCGTATCGCACGCGAAGGGATGACCCGGCGCTTCGCCGGGGGAGGGAGACGCACATGCATCGGATCGGACGAGGGGTCGCGGCGTTCGCGCTGGCGGCCGGAGGGGCAGCGCTGCTCGCCGCCTGCACGAGCGGACCGGCCCAGGTCGACGAGACCCCGCCGCCGTCGAGCTCCGCAGAGCTGCCGACGGGCACGGAGGGCGCCGCGCACTTCGACGACTTCGCCCTCGTCATCGGCGACGGCGACACGCGGGTGGATCTCTTCCTCGACCCGGCCTGCCCGCACTGCGCGTACTTCGAGGAGGCCGCCGGCGAGGGCCTGGCCGAACTGGCGGCGAGCGGCGCGATCAGCTACGCGATCCACCCGCTGACCTTCCTCGACCGCGGCTCGGACTCGGCGTACTCCTCGCGCGCGTCATCGGCGATGACGTGCGCCGCGGTGGATGCGCCCGATGCGCTCACGGGGTTCATCGCGGGCGTGTTCGCCGCGCAGACGCAGGCCGGCCTCACGAACGACGAGCTCGAGCAGATCGCGGTGGATGCCGGGGCCGATGGCCTCGGCCCGTGCATCTCGGATGGGCGCTATGCCGCGTGGGCGCAGGCCGGC belongs to Agromyces archimandritae and includes:
- a CDS encoding DsbA family protein, translated to MHRIGRGVAAFALAAGGAALLAACTSGPAQVDETPPPSSSAELPTGTEGAAHFDDFALVIGDGDTRVDLFLDPACPHCAYFEEAAGEGLAELAASGAISYAIHPLTFLDRGSDSAYSSRASSAMTCAAVDAPDALTGFIAGVFAAQTQAGLTNDELEQIAVDAGADGLGPCISDGRYAAWAQAGTDIALEGPITVPGAEIDSIEGTPTLFVNGVVYEGDPTDGDAVLEFVESGGR
- the aroC gene encoding chorismate synthase, translated to MLRWLTAGESHGPELVAILEGLPAGVPVSLDLVRADLARRKLGYGRGARMKFEQDELAFSGGIRHGETLGSPIAVRVGNTEWPKWAEVMSPEPIDEAKLGRGRGAPLTRPRPGHADLVGMQKYGFDEARPVLERASARETAARVALGAIAKAFLAELGIRTVSHTLSIGAVRVPEGSPLPGPGDVEALDADPLRCFDAETSRAMVAEVDGAHKDGDTLGGVVEVLAYGLPPGLGSHVHWDRRLDARLAAALMGIQAIKGVELGDGFLTTTRRGSAAHDELVPGADGIARTSDRAGGTEGGMSTGTVLRVRAGMKPIATVPHALRTVDVAAGGAAQAHHQRSDVAAVPAAGVVAEAMVALTLADAVLEKFGGDHLAETRRNLQGYLAAIPDALRTSGQSLGEDAAGGGSAGDRA
- a CDS encoding type II 3-dehydroquinate dehydratase — translated: MTTIYVLNGPNLGRLGTREPEVYGSETLEDIAAELCASVPADVELVVRQSDDEAELIRWIHEAVDRRAPVVLNPAAFTHYSYGLRDAAAQLTSAGVPLIEVHLSNPHTREAFRHTSVISGVATGVIAGFGSGSYRLAIEHLLRSRG
- the aroB gene encoding 3-dehydroquinate synthase yields the protein MSEARTVIGVGGEDGYEVVIGRGVIAELGDAIGTAAKKVLVVHPPTLGARAAELRESLADRFEVLLAEVPDAESAKRVEVAAFCWQILGQADFTRSDAIVGLGGGAITDVAGFVAGTWLRGVRIVQVPTTVLGMVDAAVGGKTGINTNEGKNLVGVFHAPAAVICDLELLDTLPKNEILAGFAEIVKAGFIRYPEILDLIEADPERATDPRSEEFRRVVELAIRMKADVVSQDFTEQGLREILNYGHTLGHAVEHAERYQWRHGAAVAVGLAFAAELGRLSGRLSDEVADRHKRVLDLLSLPTSYPAGRWNTLLATMQRDKKARAGQLRFIVLDDLAKPTVMLAPDQSLLFAAYQEIAS
- the efp gene encoding elongation factor P — encoded protein: MASTADIKNGVVLNIDGQLWSVIEFQHVKPGKGGAFVRTKLKNVVSGKTVDRTYNAGAKIDIENVDRRDFSYLYNDGDSFVFMDTSDYDQLNVPAAVVGDAANFLLENQPVTIALNNGNPLYVELPASVVMEITYTEPGLQGDRSTGGTKPATIQTGYEIQVPLFLEAGTKVKVDTRTGDYLGRVND
- a CDS encoding shikimate kinase, with the translated sequence MPDSVPGPAEAGGSATPAIVLIGPMGAGKSHIGRRLARRLAVPFTDTDAAIVERHGPISGVFAERGEPGFREIEREIVAEAIDAGGVVSLGGGAPLHPLTRRRLHGARVVLLTVDERTVQPRLRGGTRPLLEEGGMAAWRRILAERLPAYRELATIEVDTSGRTPGRIVEEIAGRLGLEGMEQDA
- the nusB gene encoding transcription antitermination factor NusB gives rise to the protein MSARTKARKRALDLLYSADMRQVPVAQLLAVEAERAAGEPERQASWLYAREIVDGIVDHGAEIDELIETHARGWTIERMPAVDRALLRIGVWEVVYNDEVPDAVAISEAVEAATVLSTDDSAGFVNGLLAAVSHAKG